The following are encoded together in the Mammaliicoccus vitulinus genome:
- a CDS encoding GNAT family N-acetyltransferase — MKFRNIHAEDYNNCAKNLVLAYAGPPWHNKWTEQEALLRIEATMSGFNSRGYVIENEGEIIAMCIGRIDYYFSNFNQFCIDEFNVIPNQQGLGIGKKLMNFVKGEIKRENVNKIFLITGGESASKFYSNNKFEITNDGFMMELEL, encoded by the coding sequence ATGAAGTTTAGAAATATTCATGCTGAAGATTATAATAATTGTGCTAAAAATTTAGTTTTAGCATATGCAGGTCCACCTTGGCATAATAAATGGACTGAACAAGAAGCGTTACTTAGAATTGAAGCAACAATGAGTGGCTTTAATTCAAGAGGATATGTTATCGAAAATGAAGGTGAAATAATAGCGATGTGTATAGGTCGTATTGACTATTATTTTAGTAACTTTAATCAATTTTGTATTGATGAATTTAATGTTATACCTAATCAACAAGGATTGGGAATCGGAAAAAAATTAATGAACTTTGTTAAAGGTGAGATAAAACGAGAAAATGTAAATAAAATTTTTCTTATTACTGGTGGAGAATCAGCATCGAAATTCTATTCTAATAATAAGTTTGAAATAACGAATGATGGCTTTATGATGGAACTTGAGTTGTAA